A genomic segment from Limosilactobacillus sp. encodes:
- the rseP gene encoding RIP metalloprotease RseP: MIVTIITFILVFGILVLVHEYGHYFFAKRAGILVREFSIGMGPKIWWRRKNGTTYTVRILPIGGYVRLAGNDDEDQDELRPGTPVTIQLNEQNQVVTINASSKGSLFQGIPLQLVDCDLTDELWIKGYVNGDETELKNYPVNHDAVIIERDGTHVQIAPKDVQFRSASLPARMMTNFAGPMNNFILSLVVFIILGFTLGGVPTNSNKIGQVNSHSVASRAGLVAGDRITKVGTTKVSNWSELATSISNKSGKTVQLTYVRDHHQHTVKVKPKAVHQGKQVVGQIGILEEENTSVKARLSFGWQRFVQAGTLIFSVLGSMFTHGFSLNDLGGPVAIYAGTSQATALGFNGVLNFLALLSINLGIVNLLPIPALDGGKLLLNIIEAIIRRPIPEKAEGIVTMIGFMLLMLLMILVTWNDIQRYFIR, encoded by the coding sequence GTGATAGTAACAATTATTACCTTTATCCTGGTCTTCGGGATCCTGGTCCTGGTGCACGAATACGGTCACTACTTTTTTGCCAAACGTGCCGGTATTCTAGTTCGGGAATTTTCCATCGGGATGGGGCCGAAGATCTGGTGGAGACGTAAAAATGGCACTACCTATACGGTCCGGATTCTGCCGATCGGGGGCTATGTCCGCCTGGCCGGGAATGACGATGAGGACCAAGATGAGCTGCGTCCCGGGACCCCGGTGACGATCCAGCTTAACGAGCAGAACCAGGTCGTCACGATCAACGCCAGCTCCAAGGGATCACTCTTTCAGGGAATTCCTTTGCAGCTGGTTGATTGCGACCTGACGGATGAACTGTGGATCAAGGGCTACGTCAACGGTGACGAGACCGAGCTAAAGAATTACCCCGTTAACCATGACGCGGTGATTATCGAACGCGACGGGACCCACGTGCAGATTGCGCCTAAGGACGTTCAATTCCGGTCGGCCAGTCTGCCTGCCCGGATGATGACCAACTTTGCCGGGCCGATGAACAATTTCATCCTTTCACTGGTTGTCTTCATCATCCTCGGCTTTACCCTGGGTGGGGTGCCAACCAACAGCAATAAGATTGGCCAGGTCAATTCCCATTCCGTGGCTTCCCGGGCCGGTTTAGTGGCTGGGGACCGCATTACCAAGGTGGGAACAACCAAGGTCAGCAACTGGAGCGAGTTGGCAACCAGCATTTCGAATAAGTCTGGCAAAACGGTGCAACTGACCTATGTTCGTGACCATCATCAGCACACGGTGAAGGTCAAACCCAAGGCGGTTCACCAGGGAAAGCAGGTCGTTGGTCAAATCGGAATCCTGGAAGAGGAAAACACCAGCGTCAAGGCCCGGCTAAGCTTTGGCTGGCAACGGTTCGTTCAGGCCGGCACCTTGATTTTTAGCGTGTTGGGGAGTATGTTTACACATGGCTTTAGCTTAAACGATCTCGGCGGTCCGGTGGCAATCTATGCCGGAACGTCCCAGGCAACGGCCCTCGGTTTTAATGGGGTTCTTAACTTCCTGGCGTTACTGTCGATTAACCTGGGAATTGTCAACTTGTTGCCAATCCCGGCCCTCGACGGTGGGAAGCTGTTATTAAATATTATCGAAGCGATCATTCGTCGGCCAATCCCCGAAAAGGCAGAGGGGATCGTGACGATGATCGGTTTCATGTTACTGATGCTATTGATGATTTTGGTGACCTGGAACGACATCCAGCGTTACTTTATTCGTTAA